In one window of Kiritimatiellia bacterium DNA:
- a CDS encoding DUF5320 domain-containing protein — MPGGDRTGPMGMGAMSGRGMGLCAGSAAPGFGRGMGRGMGGGRGHRHRYLATGQPGWSRVSAAPERELAALKQQADYFGKTLEDIQGRIRELESTPDAK, encoded by the coding sequence ATGCCAGGTGGAGATCGAACGGGACCGATGGGAATGGGTGCGATGAGCGGACGCGGGATGGGCTTATGCGCGGGTTCGGCAGCGCCGGGCTTCGGTCGCGGGATGGGCCGGGGAATGGGCGGAGGCCGCGGGCACCGACACAGGTACTTGGCCACCGGACAACCGGGCTGGAGCCGAGTCTCCGCAGCACCGGAACGGGAACTGGCCGCCCTGAAACAGCAGGCGGACTACTTCGGCAAGACGCTGGAGGATATCCAAGGCCGGATCCGCGAGCTGGAAAGCACGCCGGACGCGAAATAG
- a CDS encoding NifB/NifX family molybdenum-iron cluster-binding protein → MKVAVTAQSENPDGALDPHFGRAKKFVVFDTETGQHAAHDNAQNLNAAQGAGIQAAQSVARLGAEVLLTGHVGPKAFRTLAAAGIKIFLAPPGAVAAALEAWKAGALKETAAANVEGHWV, encoded by the coding sequence ATGAAAGTAGCGGTCACGGCGCAGTCGGAAAACCCGGACGGGGCGCTCGACCCGCATTTCGGGCGGGCGAAGAAATTTGTCGTCTTCGACACGGAAACCGGGCAGCACGCCGCGCACGATAATGCGCAGAACTTGAACGCCGCGCAGGGGGCGGGCATCCAGGCCGCCCAGTCCGTCGCGCGGCTGGGCGCCGAGGTCTTGCTCACGGGGCACGTCGGCCCGAAGGCGTTCCGAACGCTCGCGGCGGCGGGGATTAAAATCTTCCTCGCGCCCCCCGGCGCGGTGGCCGCCGCCCTCGAGGCCTGGAAGGCCGGGGCCTTGAAAGAAACCGCGGCGGCTAATGTCGAGGGGCATTGGGTCTGA